A genomic region of Oceanispirochaeta sp. contains the following coding sequences:
- a CDS encoding VOC family protein: protein MKFCWTTIQVSDMEKSVTFYQKILGLKINRTMNPTPDMALTFLGEGETQVELIWNRNNQDISFGKDISMGFIVESIEEFTELMKKQNISLHSGPFQPNPFIKFIYILDPDGMKIQLVENIRPKQ from the coding sequence ATGAAATTCTGCTGGACCACAATTCAAGTTTCCGATATGGAAAAATCTGTCACTTTTTATCAGAAAATACTGGGTTTGAAAATTAATAGAACAATGAATCCCACCCCGGATATGGCACTGACTTTTCTGGGGGAAGGAGAAACTCAGGTAGAGCTGATATGGAACAGGAATAACCAGGATATCAGCTTTGGAAAAGACATTTCCATGGGGTTTATTGTGGAATCCATCGAAGAATTTACAGAGTTGATGAAGAAACAGAACATAAGCCTGCATTCAGGGCCTTTTCAGCCCAACCCTTTTATCAAATTCATTTATATTCTTGATCCCGACGGCATGAAGATTCAGCTGGTTGAAAATATCAGACCGAAACAATAA
- a CDS encoding aldo/keto reductase family protein, whose protein sequence is MEYRKIGNTGLKVSEIAYGSWLTFAHQVELENAKKIVNRAFELGINYIDTADAYNGGDAESLLGEILPRYNRSRYIVASKAYWPMSDAPTDRGLSRKHITDSVHASLERLKLSYMDIFYCHRFDPESPLAETLEAINDLIRQGKILYWGTSEWTADQIIEANEICIEQGWSSPVINQPNYSLVKRGIEHEILPACINNGMGTANFSPLAQGILTGKYSGGKIPEGSRAADDSLKRFIMDMVSDTDLLSRVDELGSIAKSYDLTTGQLSLAWILQNPGISSLIAGASTVEQLESNVKASGVKIKAADMIKIDALFPLQ, encoded by the coding sequence ATGGAATACAGAAAAATCGGGAATACAGGACTGAAGGTGAGTGAAATAGCCTATGGTTCCTGGCTGACCTTTGCTCATCAGGTAGAGCTGGAAAATGCAAAAAAAATTGTAAACCGGGCCTTTGAGTTGGGAATCAATTACATTGATACCGCCGATGCCTACAATGGGGGAGATGCAGAATCTCTTTTAGGAGAAATTCTGCCCCGCTACAACCGGAGCCGGTATATTGTGGCTTCCAAGGCGTATTGGCCCATGAGCGATGCCCCGACAGACCGAGGCTTGAGCCGGAAACACATCACAGACTCGGTTCATGCCAGCCTTGAACGCTTAAAGCTGTCTTATATGGATATTTTTTACTGCCACCGCTTTGACCCCGAATCCCCCCTGGCTGAAACACTGGAGGCCATAAACGATTTGATCAGACAGGGCAAAATCCTCTACTGGGGTACCAGTGAATGGACGGCTGATCAGATTATTGAAGCCAATGAAATCTGTATCGAACAGGGTTGGTCCAGTCCCGTTATCAATCAGCCTAATTACAGTCTGGTGAAAAGAGGGATTGAGCATGAAATTCTGCCGGCCTGTATCAACAACGGTATGGGAACGGCAAACTTCTCACCCCTGGCTCAGGGAATTCTGACAGGAAAGTACTCGGGAGGCAAAATCCCCGAAGGAAGCCGGGCCGCCGATGACAGTCTGAAGAGATTCATTATGGACATGGTTTCGGATACAGACCTTCTTTCTCGGGTGGACGAGCTCGGTTCCATTGCTAAAAGCTACGATTTGACCACAGGCCAGTTGTCTCTGGCGTGGATTCTTCAGAATCCTGGAATATCATCCCTCATCGCAGGGGCGTCGACGGTTGAACAGTTGGAAAGCAATGTGAAGGCC